Proteins co-encoded in one Paenibacillus sp. genomic window:
- a CDS encoding sugar ABC transporter permease yields MTQRSAPNAVPGTNDSKTFARTAATLSLFVMGAGQWFNKQYVKALIFFLVYGIGLYFTFNTLPRNIRGLITLGDKAAGFGKNAQGLTVLLPGDHSIFLMIYGLIALMTFLIFAFIWFLNVRDAYRNGALRDQGKPVPGFSQSIRSLQEKSFPYVLLSLPGLGVLFFTILPIIFMILIAFTNYSAPNHIPQKNLVDWVGLQTFSNLLVYSQWAYTFWNVLAWTIVWAVVATVTCYFGGIFVAVLIQQKGIRFKGMWRTIFIVPYAIPQFISLLIMKNLFNSQLGPINTYFRMLGLEGLPWLIHPFWAKVTIVAVNMWIGVPVSMVLVLGILTAIPRDLYEAAEVDGASGFQKFRNITMPYVLFATAPLLIMQFAGNINNFNVIYLLTKGDPKTGDYAFAGTTDLLVTWLYKLTLDNQIYNIASAVGILIFLFIASFSIYNFRRTRSFREEDILQ; encoded by the coding sequence ATGACGCAGCGCAGCGCGCCGAACGCCGTCCCGGGGACGAACGATTCGAAAACGTTCGCCAGAACGGCCGCGACGCTCTCCCTATTCGTAATGGGTGCAGGACAGTGGTTTAACAAACAGTATGTTAAGGCTTTGATCTTCTTTCTGGTGTATGGAATCGGATTGTACTTCACCTTCAACACATTGCCTCGGAACATTCGCGGATTGATTACGCTTGGAGATAAAGCGGCGGGCTTCGGCAAGAACGCGCAAGGCTTGACCGTGCTGCTGCCGGGGGATCACTCGATCTTCCTGATGATTTACGGGTTAATCGCGCTGATGACGTTCCTCATCTTCGCGTTCATCTGGTTCTTGAACGTGCGGGACGCATACCGGAACGGGGCGCTGCGCGATCAGGGCAAGCCGGTGCCGGGGTTCTCGCAATCGATTCGCAGCTTGCAGGAGAAGAGCTTCCCGTATGTGCTGCTTTCGCTTCCGGGGCTCGGCGTGTTGTTTTTTACGATTCTGCCGATCATCTTCATGATTTTGATCGCCTTCACGAACTATTCCGCCCCGAACCACATTCCGCAAAAAAATCTCGTCGATTGGGTCGGGCTCCAGACGTTTTCTAACCTGCTCGTTTACTCCCAATGGGCGTATACGTTTTGGAACGTGCTCGCTTGGACAATCGTTTGGGCTGTCGTCGCGACGGTCACCTGTTATTTCGGCGGCATTTTCGTCGCGGTGCTCATCCAGCAGAAGGGGATCCGCTTCAAGGGGATGTGGCGCACCATCTTCATCGTTCCTTACGCCATTCCGCAGTTTATTTCGTTGCTGATCATGAAAAACTTGTTCAACTCCCAGCTCGGTCCGATTAACACGTATTTCCGGATGCTCGGTCTCGAGGGGCTGCCGTGGCTCATTCACCCGTTCTGGGCGAAGGTGACGATCGTCGCCGTTAACATGTGGATCGGCGTGCCGGTGTCGATGGTGCTCGTGCTCGGCATTCTGACCGCGATCCCGAGAGACTTGTACGAGGCAGCGGAAGTGGACGGCGCCTCCGGCTTCCAGAAGTTCCGGAACATTACGATGCCGTACGTGCTGTTCGCCACGGCGCCGCTACTCATTATGCAGTTCGCGGGGAATATCAACAATTTTAACGTGATTTACTTGCTGACCAAGGGAGACCCGAAGACCGGCGACTACGCCTTCGCAGGGACGACCGATTTGCTCGTCACGTGGCTGTATAAGCTGACGCTCGACAATCAAATTTACAACATCGCGTCGGCGGTCGGCATCTTGATCTTCCTGTTTATCGCGTCGTTCTCGATTTACAATTTCCGCCGCACCCGTTCGTTCCGAGAGGAGGACATCCTGCAATGA
- a CDS encoding sugar ABC transporter permease, translating to MRSAKNGIRLFVSYALLALIAICVLYPTAWIVMSSFKVGNSLFSETLIPRQLTLEHYIDLFRDQKDRDFRFARWYWNTIKVATISMALGTLVQLLTAYAISRYRFYGRKTLMTTILILGMFPGFMSMIATYIILMQLNLLGTHAALILVYTAGAALGMFVAKGYFDTLPKSLEESARIDGAGHLKIFFSIFLPLSRPIMTYVALTTFAGAWVDFIFARLILSKARDQWTLAVGLVEMVDTYTSTEFTLFAAGSVLAAVPVTVLFMALQKLLVEGLTAGATKG from the coding sequence ATGAGATCTGCGAAGAACGGAATCCGGCTGTTCGTCAGCTATGCGCTGCTCGCGCTCATTGCGATCTGCGTCCTATATCCGACGGCGTGGATCGTCATGTCCTCGTTCAAGGTCGGCAATTCGCTGTTCAGCGAGACGCTCATTCCGCGGCAGCTTACGCTCGAGCATTACATTGACCTGTTCCGCGATCAGAAGGATCGGGATTTCCGGTTCGCGCGGTGGTACTGGAACACGATCAAGGTCGCGACGATCTCGATGGCGCTCGGCACGCTCGTTCAGCTGCTGACGGCGTACGCAATCTCGCGCTACCGGTTTTACGGACGGAAGACGCTGATGACGACGATCCTGATTCTCGGGATGTTCCCGGGCTTCATGTCGATGATCGCGACGTACATCATCTTGATGCAGCTGAACCTGCTCGGCACGCACGCGGCGCTGATCCTTGTTTATACGGCCGGGGCGGCGCTCGGCATGTTCGTGGCGAAGGGGTACTTCGACACGCTGCCGAAATCGCTCGAGGAGTCGGCGCGCATCGACGGGGCGGGACATTTGAAAATTTTCTTCAGCATCTTCCTGCCGCTGTCCCGGCCGATCATGACGTACGTCGCCCTCACGACGTTCGCCGGCGCTTGGGTCGATTTTATTTTCGCGCGGCTCATCCTGAGCAAAGCGAGAGACCAGTGGACGCTGGCCGTCGGCCTCGTCGAGATGGTCGACACGTACACGTCTACGGAATTTACGCTGTTCGCGGCAGGCTCCGTGCTGGCGGCGGTGCCGGTGACGGTGCTGTTCATGGCGCTGCAGAAGCTGCTCGTCGAAGGCCTGACGGCGGGGGCGACGAAAGGATGA
- a CDS encoding alpha-amylase family glycosyl hydrolase, with the protein MMRRRFQRTLWLLVTAGLLLGGCMGSGGGAEPVEEQPASAPPAGAPSADGTPQAESAAEPAAAKTAFDQPSRVYYEIFVRSFYDSDGDGIGDLNGVTEKLDYLTDLGVQGIWLMPVNPSPSYHGYDVTDYYGIHPDYGTLEDMKRLVEEAHKRDIRVLMDLVVNHTSVKHPWFIESAAGEDSAKRDWYVWADEATKTGEGSATGASKAWHPKGDSYYLGAFWDGMPDLNFDHPDVRAEMIAVGRYWLNLGVDGFRLDAAKHIYDNVASDKNKPETKEKNVAWWQQFRAAMEAEKPGVTLIGEVWDTPAVVAPYLDRAMSSAFNFELARRILDMAKSESGSNLAFTLERIYALYQEASGGAFADSIFLANHDQNRVMSVLGGNENHARTAAAVLLTLPGNPFLYYGEELGMQGMKPDEHIREPLPWTADRSAPGNTSWIVPKYVQDGAISAEALAAQPDSLYAHYKRLIAYRKTDRALHEGGIATFDLDQDGIESYVRATADGETSLIVHNLSGDAQSVTLPASEGGQRFGTLAFATSEDAKIEGDALALPPYSTAVLKP; encoded by the coding sequence ATGATGCGGCGGCGGTTCCAGAGAACGCTGTGGCTGCTGGTAACGGCGGGGCTGCTGCTAGGCGGCTGCATGGGAAGCGGCGGCGGCGCGGAGCCGGTCGAAGAGCAGCCGGCCTCGGCGCCGCCCGCTGGAGCGCCGTCCGCTGACGGGACGCCCCAAGCCGAATCCGCTGCCGAACCGGCGGCGGCGAAGACCGCGTTCGATCAGCCGTCCCGCGTCTACTACGAAATTTTCGTCCGCTCGTTCTACGATTCGGACGGCGACGGGATCGGCGACCTGAACGGGGTCACCGAGAAGCTCGACTACTTAACGGACCTCGGCGTACAGGGGATTTGGCTGATGCCGGTCAACCCGTCGCCGAGCTATCACGGGTACGACGTGACGGACTATTACGGCATCCACCCGGACTATGGGACGCTCGAGGACATGAAGAGGCTCGTCGAAGAGGCGCACAAGCGGGACATTCGCGTCCTGATGGACTTGGTCGTCAACCATACGAGCGTGAAGCACCCTTGGTTCATCGAGTCGGCGGCAGGCGAGGACAGCGCCAAGCGGGACTGGTACGTCTGGGCGGACGAGGCGACGAAGACGGGCGAGGGCAGCGCGACCGGCGCCTCGAAGGCATGGCACCCGAAGGGGGATAGCTATTACTTGGGCGCTTTCTGGGACGGCATGCCGGATCTCAACTTCGACCATCCGGACGTTCGGGCGGAGATGATCGCCGTAGGGCGGTACTGGCTGAACCTCGGGGTAGACGGCTTCCGGCTCGATGCGGCGAAGCACATCTACGACAACGTCGCGAGCGACAAGAACAAACCGGAGACGAAGGAGAAGAACGTCGCCTGGTGGCAGCAGTTCCGCGCGGCGATGGAAGCGGAGAAGCCCGGCGTCACGCTGATCGGCGAAGTGTGGGACACCCCGGCCGTCGTCGCTCCGTATCTCGACCGGGCGATGAGCTCCGCGTTCAACTTCGAGCTCGCAAGGCGCATCCTCGACATGGCGAAGTCCGAATCCGGCTCCAACCTCGCGTTCACGCTGGAGCGCATCTACGCGCTGTACCAAGAAGCGTCCGGAGGGGCGTTCGCCGATTCGATCTTCCTCGCGAACCATGACCAGAACCGCGTCATGAGCGTGCTCGGGGGGAACGAGAACCATGCGCGGACGGCGGCCGCGGTGCTGCTGACGCTGCCCGGCAATCCGTTCCTGTATTACGGGGAAGAGCTCGGCATGCAAGGCATGAAGCCCGACGAACATATTCGGGAGCCTCTCCCGTGGACGGCCGACCGCTCGGCTCCGGGCAACACGTCGTGGATCGTCCCGAAGTACGTGCAGGACGGCGCGATCTCGGCCGAAGCGCTCGCCGCGCAGCCCGATTCGCTGTACGCGCACTATAAGCGTCTGATCGCGTACCGCAAGACCGACCGCGCGCTGCATGAAGGCGGCATCGCGACGTTCGATCTGGATCAAGACGGCATCGAGTCGTATGTCCGGGCGACCGCCGACGGGGAAACGTCGCTCATTGTTCACAATCTGAGCGGCGACGCGCAGAGCGTGACGCTGCCGGCGAGCGAGGGCGGACAGCGGTTCGGGACGCTCGCGTTCGCGACGAGCGAAGACGCGAAGATCGAGGGAGACGCGCTGGCGCTCCCGCCGTACAGCACGGCGGTATTGAAGCCGTGA
- a CDS encoding aldo/keto reductase, whose translation MKRTNIAGTELDSSSLSLGGVALGSKLDEEQSFRLMDAYVDFGGNMVDTAQVYANWLPIEPSVSERTIGKWMKLRGNRSRLIVTTKGAHPDLSTMQVSRLSREEIASDIEGSLRRLQVDCIDLYWLHRDDPAKDAGEIIESLNEQAKAGNIRYFGCSNWSAARIREAQAYAAARGLQGFAANQMMWSLAEVDRSKQGDPTLVAMDEETMRLHTETGIAAIPYSSQAQGIFSKLASGALTFDDEKLAPMYRTDGNRRRLERIKQLAAERSLTIAQVVLGYLLSQPFPTIPIVGCYTVEQLQECVEADAVRLSEEQLAFLVK comes from the coding sequence ATGAAACGTACGAACATCGCAGGCACCGAGCTCGACAGTTCGTCGCTGTCGCTGGGCGGCGTGGCGCTAGGAAGCAAGCTGGATGAGGAGCAAAGCTTTAGACTGATGGACGCATACGTCGACTTCGGCGGCAATATGGTCGATACGGCGCAGGTGTACGCCAATTGGCTGCCGATCGAACCGAGCGTTAGCGAGCGAACGATCGGGAAGTGGATGAAGCTCCGGGGCAACCGCAGCCGCTTGATCGTCACGACGAAAGGCGCGCATCCCGACCTGTCGACCATGCAAGTGTCGCGGCTGTCGCGGGAAGAGATCGCGAGCGACATCGAAGGCAGCCTGCGGCGGCTGCAGGTCGACTGCATCGATCTGTATTGGCTTCATCGGGACGATCCGGCGAAGGACGCCGGGGAAATTATCGAATCGTTGAACGAGCAGGCGAAGGCGGGGAACATCCGGTATTTCGGCTGCTCGAACTGGTCCGCCGCGCGCATCCGGGAGGCGCAGGCTTACGCCGCCGCCCGCGGCCTGCAGGGGTTCGCCGCCAACCAGATGATGTGGAGCTTGGCCGAGGTCGACCGCTCGAAGCAGGGCGATCCGACGCTGGTCGCCATGGATGAGGAGACGATGCGGCTGCATACGGAAACGGGGATCGCGGCGATTCCGTACTCGTCGCAAGCGCAGGGCATATTCTCGAAGTTGGCTTCGGGCGCGCTGACGTTCGACGACGAGAAGCTGGCCCCCATGTACCGGACGGACGGCAACCGCCGCCGGTTGGAGCGGATCAAGCAGCTCGCTGCGGAACGGTCGCTCACGATCGCGCAGGTTGTGCTCGGCTACTTGCTGTCGCAGCCGTTCCCGACGATCCCGATCGTCGGCTGCTACACGGTCGAACAGCTGCAGGAGTGCGTGGAGGCGGACGCGGTGCGGTTGTCCGAGGAGCAATTGGCCTTTTTAGTTAAATAA
- a CDS encoding LacI family DNA-binding transcriptional regulator, protein MATIHDVAKYAGISIATVSRALNKPEMVNAETLERVMHAARKLNYFKNDAKLQNVKNNKVSLGVIFPHITSYYFGELYSGISRAAQQHNIDLVLYELRNENISKQGLEEAFAFSKRHMVDGILLARNVPTAYDEAFERLDIPVALLLGTHESAKLPAFKVDDIRASFDAVSFLVSRGHRQIGMISLPPTDQMSDIVSRLRGFKQALDFYQLPFDEASVAYGNLRFDDGYSAMKELLASREKTGITAVFTVADEVAIGAMRCIQDAGLSVPEDISVIGFGNLSIANISTPKLTTVEQPFGNIGEEGVKYMAKVLSNPDHVEKGNFYLPYKIIERESVTERRALR, encoded by the coding sequence GTGGCAACGATCCATGATGTCGCAAAGTATGCCGGGATTTCCATTGCCACGGTATCCAGAGCGTTAAACAAACCGGAGATGGTTAATGCGGAAACGCTTGAACGCGTGATGCATGCAGCGAGAAAACTGAATTATTTCAAAAACGATGCGAAACTGCAAAATGTTAAAAACAATAAAGTTTCGTTGGGCGTCATCTTTCCTCATATTACTTCGTATTATTTCGGCGAGCTGTACAGCGGAATCAGCAGAGCCGCGCAGCAGCACAACATCGATTTGGTGCTTTACGAGCTGCGGAACGAAAACATCTCGAAACAAGGGCTGGAAGAAGCCTTCGCCTTCTCCAAGCGGCATATGGTGGACGGCATCCTGCTGGCCAGAAATGTCCCCACTGCATATGACGAAGCGTTCGAGCGTCTGGACATTCCGGTCGCGCTGCTGCTCGGCACTCATGAATCCGCCAAGCTTCCCGCCTTCAAGGTAGACGATATTCGCGCGTCTTTCGATGCAGTCTCCTTCCTGGTATCGCGCGGCCATAGACAAATCGGCATGATTTCGCTGCCGCCGACCGATCAAATGAGCGATATCGTCTCTCGTTTGAGAGGATTTAAGCAAGCGCTTGATTTTTATCAATTGCCGTTTGACGAAGCGTCCGTCGCTTACGGGAACTTGCGTTTCGATGACGGTTATTCCGCGATGAAGGAGCTTCTGGCTTCGAGGGAGAAGACTGGAATAACCGCCGTGTTCACCGTCGCCGACGAAGTGGCGATCGGCGCCATGCGCTGTATCCAAGATGCCGGCCTCAGCGTGCCGGAGGATATTTCCGTCATTGGCTTCGGCAACTTATCCATCGCAAACATTTCTACTCCCAAGCTGACGACGGTGGAGCAGCCTTTCGGGAATATCGGAGAAGAAGGCGTCAAATATATGGCGAAGGTGCTTTCGAACCCTGATCATGTAGAGAAGGGCAATTTTTACTTGCCATATAAAATTATCGAACGCGAGTCGGTAACCGAAAGGCGAGCTCTGCGCTAA
- a CDS encoding maltose ABC transporter substrate-binding protein: MKKKLALLALSAVMTLMIAACSTGTRGSGGDSSTSDDSAETQGSQQAATDELVPEPGAELLFWTYDDQNSFAEHAASEFEKQYGIPVTIENVAYWDSVARMSTDGPAGTGADVFGLQNEGIVQAVKAGLVLPNDYFEEDTRAVNRDEALAAATYDGIMYGYPWNVYTTSLYYNKELIGDAKFETWDDIISFSKQFNDPANNKFGFMFQGNVGFFDLAFMTGYGGYIFGNGETDTSDIGLNNEGSVKGMEFFQSLKEILPMNLADITGDVKTGLWQQGKVAINLDGSWAIGSNGELPFEVGVMPMPKLPGGETAKPLAGYTSYFVSSYSKYPNAAKLFAHFITTKEMQIKNNELTGAIPAAKDVESDIRKDEMTQGFYKQINDSHRVPNLLETQYVWQYLDPAVVEIWNGSDPKAALDQAVANIRDSIANHQ; the protein is encoded by the coding sequence ATGAAGAAAAAACTCGCATTATTGGCATTGTCCGCCGTCATGACGCTCATGATCGCCGCTTGCAGTACCGGCACAAGAGGCTCCGGAGGCGACAGTTCGACGTCGGACGATTCCGCCGAAACCCAAGGGTCGCAGCAGGCCGCCACCGACGAGCTGGTCCCGGAGCCGGGGGCGGAACTGTTGTTTTGGACATACGACGACCAAAATTCGTTTGCCGAACATGCCGCGTCGGAATTCGAAAAGCAGTACGGCATTCCGGTAACGATCGAAAACGTCGCTTATTGGGACAGCGTCGCCCGGATGTCCACGGACGGCCCCGCCGGAACGGGCGCCGACGTGTTCGGGCTGCAAAACGAAGGAATCGTGCAAGCCGTGAAAGCCGGGCTTGTTTTGCCGAACGATTATTTCGAAGAAGACACAAGAGCGGTTAACCGGGATGAAGCCCTCGCAGCAGCGACCTACGACGGCATTATGTACGGTTATCCCTGGAATGTATATACGACCTCCCTCTATTACAACAAAGAGCTAATCGGGGATGCCAAATTCGAAACCTGGGACGACATTATTTCGTTCTCGAAGCAATTCAACGACCCTGCCAATAACAAATTCGGCTTCATGTTCCAAGGGAATGTAGGATTTTTCGACCTCGCCTTTATGACGGGATACGGCGGCTATATTTTCGGGAACGGCGAAACCGACACGTCCGATATCGGACTTAACAACGAAGGCTCCGTGAAAGGCATGGAATTTTTCCAATCGCTGAAAGAGATTTTGCCGATGAATCTCGCCGATATTACGGGCGACGTCAAAACGGGATTATGGCAGCAAGGGAAAGTGGCCATTAATTTGGACGGCAGCTGGGCGATCGGCAGCAACGGCGAGCTTCCGTTCGAAGTCGGCGTCATGCCGATGCCGAAGCTGCCGGGCGGCGAAACGGCGAAGCCTCTTGCCGGCTATACCTCGTACTTTGTCAGCTCGTATTCGAAATATCCGAATGCCGCCAAGCTGTTTGCCCATTTTATTACTACGAAAGAGATGCAAATCAAAAACAACGAATTGACCGGCGCGATTCCGGCGGCCAAAGACGTGGAATCGGACATTCGGAAAGACGAGATGACGCAAGGTTTTTACAAACAAATCAACGACAGCCACCGTGTTCCGAACCTGCTGGAAACACAGTATGTTTGGCAGTACTTGGACCCCGCCGTCGTGGAAATTTGGAACGGATCCGACCCGAAAGCGGCCTTGGATCAAGCCGTCGCGAATATCCGGGATAGCATCGCGAACCATCAGTAA
- a CDS encoding sugar ABC transporter permease — MIGQTTITMIRRIGSYLFLSLTAVVCMYPALWVVLSSFRPGNSLFSETLFPSDFTAIHYRELFTNYLFGQWYLNTLTVAVPSMLLGTILILTTSYAFSMFRFPSRKQLMNSLLVLGLFPGFMSMIAIYILLNQLNLLNTHIALIIVYAAGAPLQFLFAKSYFDTIPKSLIEAARIDGAGHLGIFLRIVIPLARPLIVFTSLLTFTGAFTDFIFAKMVLRSPEMKTLAIGLFDIVNNPFAVDFTVFAAGCVLVALPITIFFILMQRHLIDGLTAGADKG; from the coding sequence ATGATCGGCCAAACAACAATAACCATGATACGGCGAATCGGCAGCTACCTGTTTCTATCCTTGACCGCGGTCGTTTGCATGTACCCGGCGCTGTGGGTCGTCCTTTCCTCGTTTCGCCCGGGCAATTCCCTCTTCAGCGAGACGCTGTTTCCAAGCGATTTTACGGCGATCCATTACCGCGAGCTGTTCACGAATTACCTGTTCGGTCAATGGTACCTCAATACGCTTACCGTAGCGGTTCCCAGCATGCTGCTCGGCACGATTTTGATATTGACGACGAGCTACGCCTTCTCAATGTTCCGCTTTCCCTCTCGGAAGCAGCTGATGAACTCTTTGCTCGTGCTGGGGTTGTTTCCAGGCTTTATGAGCATGATCGCCATTTACATCCTGCTCAATCAATTGAACCTTCTAAACACGCATATTGCGCTCATTATCGTTTACGCCGCGGGAGCGCCGCTCCAATTCTTGTTCGCCAAAAGCTATTTCGACACGATTCCGAAAAGCTTGATCGAAGCCGCCAGAATCGACGGCGCCGGTCATTTGGGCATTTTCCTCCGCATTGTGATTCCTTTGGCAAGGCCGCTTATCGTATTTACGTCGCTGCTGACCTTCACCGGTGCCTTCACGGATTTTATTTTCGCTAAGATGGTTCTTCGTTCTCCCGAGATGAAGACGCTCGCCATCGGTTTATTCGATATCGTGAACAATCCATTCGCGGTAGATTTCACGGTATTTGCAGCCGGCTGCGTGTTAGTCGCACTGCCGATCACAATATTTTTCATACTTATGCAGCGGCATCTGATCGACGGTTTAACGGCGGGAGCCGATAAAGGCTGA